The following proteins are co-located in the Eriocheir sinensis breed Jianghai 21 chromosome 34, ASM2467909v1, whole genome shotgun sequence genome:
- the LOC127007169 gene encoding integral membrane protein GPR180-like, whose product MPLDKHYYIRIVSLFTLLVCIVTHAHGLHIKGQWRTGDEFFHFLAKFGFQKTSPRERELTEGYIFGNVTSNNIEGAGTLALLPRQFFVDFYRNRTKATTDRNLACQLMFKDVQKEAYDAKCHDLGREDFLRRVPCPKDQLCPDEDTPSQVVHGTQLTYAIQDINNPRFWYLSFVACVWNSTTCIWESPDHTATLSYELTLVNGDPNAADHNPFEYQFSFDKQDTVEIYLVCVVFYGCILVPLQAYAACRQIHPITRLFTAVLVVQLAGLLFDTLHLLVYAFDGEGNEGINIAGDLFNILAQSLFMMLLLLLAKGWAITHMMLTRRVSLFTLWGLYSILILTLYFWDMMEVDVIQDIDEYQTWPGWLTLGLRVLIMVWFLGELRHTMTYEHNTNKLHFFLHFGAATLVWFIYLPVLALIALLMPPPWRYKVLLGFTYSADLLAHTFMTYLLWPERSEQYLLLAYEEDLSNELEEFNEAPHVLNHHSDTTLPTLLCDSDYTYSTLLKINA is encoded by the exons ATGCCCCTGGACAAGCATTATTACATCAGGATTGTGTCTCTGTTCACCTTGTTAGTGTGTATTGTGACACATGCCCATGGACTTCACATCAAGGGACAATGGAGGACGGGAGACGAGTTCTTTCATTTTTTAGCTAAATTCGGATTCCAAAAGACCTCCCCAAGAGAAAGGGAGCTCACTGAGGGCTACATCTTTGGCAATGTGACCAGCAATAACATTGAGGGTGCTGGCACCTTGGCCCTCCTGCCAAGGCAGTTCTTTGTGGACTTCTACAGGAACAGAACCAAGGCAACAACAGATCGCAACTTGGCGTGTCAGTTGATGTTTAAG GATGTGCAAAAGGAAGCCTATGATGCCAAATGCCATGACTTGGGTCGTGAGGACTTCCTTCGAAGAGTGCCGTGCCCGAAGGACCAGCTGTGCCCCGATGAGGACACTCCTTCCCAAGTGGTTCATGGGACGCAGCTGACCTATGCCATCCAGGACATCAATAACCCACG GTTCTGGTACCTGAGCTTTGTTGCGTGTGTTTGGAACTCAACAACGTGTATATGGGAGAGTCCAGACCACACTGCCACCCTCAGCTATGAGCTCACTCTCGTCAATGGCGATCCCAATGCTGCTGATCACAACCCTTTTGAGTACCAGTTTTCCTTCGACAAGCAG GACACAGTGGAGATCTACTTGGTGTGTGTGGTATTCTACGGGTGCATTCTGGTGCCCCTTCAAGCCTATGCAGCGTGTCGCCAG ATCCACCCCATCACGCGGCTCTTCACGGCAGTCCTTGTGGTACAGTTGGCAGGCTTGCTCTTCGACACTCTGCACTTGCTGGTTTATGCCTTTGATGGGGAAGGCAACGAGGGAATCAACATTGCTGGAGACCTCTTCAACATCTTGGCACAG TCACTGTtcatgatgctgctgctgctgctggccaaGGGCTGGGCCATCACACACATGATGCTGACCCGCCGTGTGTCACTGTTCACCCTCTGGGGTCTCTACTCCATCCTCATCCTAACCCTTTATTTCTGGGACATG ATGGAAGTGGACGTGATTCAGGATATCGATGAGTACCAGACGTGGCCCGGCTGGCTGACCCTGGGGCTGCGGGTGCTCATCATGGTATGGTTCCTGGGGGAGTTGCGGCACACCATGACCTACGAACACAACACCAACAAGCTACACTTCTTCCTGCACTTTGGGGCCGCCACACTGGTCTGGTTCATCTACTTGCCCGTGCTGGCCCTCATAGCACTCCTGATGCCGCCTCCCTGGAGATATAAAGTTCTCTTAG GGTTCACATACTCAGCTGATCTATTGGCCCACACCTTCATGACCTATCTCCTGTGGCCAGAGAGATCAGAGCAATACCTGTTGTTGGCCTATGAGGAAGATCTGTCCAATGAACTAGAGGAATTCAATGAGGCACCTCATGTCCTCAACCACCACTCAGACACGACGCTCCCAACGCTGCTGTGTGACTCAGACTACACCTACTCCACGCTGCTCAAAATTAATGCTTGA
- the LOC127007170 gene encoding collectin-12-like (The sequence of the model RefSeq protein was modified relative to this genomic sequence to represent the inferred CDS: added 149 bases not found in genome assembly) gives MAATPTPSTRDPDLRRLWQRVTSHTETLRNINWYLKQTDRFWEWFQENQGRLDEVLAQDRRESPSSPSPEPEGLLERIVALERKQMEREEELRKVRADLDLERVRTSTLEARLQRQENSQDAFNREEEEESSRVRGGGEGGGGEGGGGGGGGGKATHNQTTHKLMTFVRNKMNIVTDYYRDLREDQIPRLEERVAEVETQLLTVNQTALANKRVLNVSVATDISDLQQQSESLMNVVDQIHTKLDNELATVSGLLEDVVVNSVFPLEDRLTQLNQSQLILTESTDQEIRRLENKIESLSIKRGTNSGLQRQITNLQTAQARLEGNLARLDGRISAFERTDSQPDQLSEALSAHNKFEESMTKLERRLSTLENASGHMNVEVKAAKSQLDDLKTAVGFLKQNGTVTEYVRTRSAPTASPYSHQPIGPPGSYPYGRPAYEDSYGRPANQGDPGTRGEPGTPGTPGSRGQQGNPGAPGGRGAPGGRGAPGAPGSPGSRGERGNSGTPGNRGAPGGRGAPGDRGAPGGRGAPGGRGAPGSPGAPGDRGAAGSSGEAGAPGYGGYAGNPGPAGEPGYPGGAGYPGNRGRRGYAGNPGNAGSPGYPGSAGYTASPGYAGYSGYAGYPGYPG, from the exons acgACTGGATGAGGTGCTCGCTCAGGACCGAAGAGAGTCGCCTTCATCCCCCTCACCCGAGCCAGAGGGCCTGCTGGAGAGAATTGTTGCTCTAGAG CGGAagcagatggagagagaagaggagctgAGGAAGGTTCGAGCTGACCTTGATTTGGAGAGGGTCAGAACGTCAACACTCGAGGCCCGACTACAACGACAGGAGAACAGCCAAGACGCCTTCAACAGAGAG gaggaggaggaatcaagtagggtcagaggaggaggagaaggaggagggggagaaggaggaggaggaggaggaggcggaggaaaggccACACACAACCAGACGACCCACAAGCTGATGACGTTCGTACGCAACAAGATGAACATTGTGACTGATTACTACCGTGACCTGCGTGAGGACCAG ATCCCGAGGCTTGAAGAAAGAGTGGCAGAAGTGGAAACGCAACTATTAACGGTGAATCAGACTGCTCTCGCCAACAAG CGTGTCCTCAATGTCAGCGTGGCCACTGATATATCTGACCTGCAGCAACAATCTGAGAGCTTGATGAATGTGGTGGATCAG ATCCACACGAAGCTTGATAACGAACTGGCGACGGTGAGTGGCCTGCTCGAGGACGTGGTGGTGAACAGCGTCTTCCCATTGGAGGATCGCCTGACACAGCTTAACCAATCCCAGCTCATCTTGACAGAAAGCACTGACCAG GAAATCAGAAGACTGGAAAACAAAATTGAGTCTCTTTCAATCAAACGAGGgacaa ACAGCGGCCTGCAGAGACAGATCACGAACTTGCAGACGGCTCAAGCGCGCCTCGAGGGTAATTTGGCCAGACTAGACGGTCGAATCAGTGCCTTTGAGAGAACCGATTCCCAGCCGGACCAACTCTCGGAAGCTCTCAGCGCGCACAACAAGTTCGAAGAGAGCATGACCAAGCTTGAAAGGCGGCTGTCGACGCTCGAGAACGCTTCGGGCCACATGAACGTCGAAGTGAAGGCGGCGAAGAGTCAGTTGGACGATTTGAAGACCGCCGTTGGGTTCTTGAAGCAGAACGGCACCGTGACCGAATACGTCAGGACCAGAAG TGCCCCTACCGCCTCCCCCTACAGCCATCAGCCCATCGGCCCCCCCGGCAGCTATCCCTACGGCAGGCCAGCTTATGAGGATAGCTATGGCAGGCCGGCCAACCAGGGTGACCCCGGGACCCGGGGGGAGCCAGGTACCCCCGGCACTCCAGGGTCACGAGGGCAGCAGGGCAATCCCGGAGCACCAGGGGGCCGCGGGGCACCAGGGGGCAGAGGGGCACCAGGCGCACCAGGCAGTCCAGGCTCCAGGGGGGAGAGAGGCAACTCCGGGACACCAGGGAACAGGGGAGCACCAGGGGGAAGAGGGGCACCTGGGGACAGAGGGGCACCAGGGGGCAGAGGGGCACCTGGGGGTCGAGGAGCGCCAGGCAGCCCGGGTGCTCCAGGGGACAGAGGGGCAGCAGGCAGCTCGGGGGAAGCAGGTGCCCCGGGGTATGGCGGGTATGCAGGCAACCCCGGGCCAGCAGGGGAGCCGGGGTACCCTGGTGGGGCGGGCTATCCAGGAAACAGGGGCCGTCGGGGGTACGCTGGGAATCCCGGGAATGCTGGCAGCCCTGGGTACCCTGGCTCCGCTGGATACACTGCCAGCCCGGGCTATGCTGGGTACTCTGGTTATGCTGGGTACCCTGGCTATCCTGGGTAG